The following proteins come from a genomic window of Pseudomonas cichorii:
- a CDS encoding winged helix-turn-helix transcriptional regulator produces MSEDEVIRLSQATCDALSAEDDGLKREVLTHAGNRWSLGIVHTLGVEGKLRHAEIGRRLQGITQRMLTRSLRQLERDGLISRCDYGEVPPRVDYELTPLGRSFLVHMVPLWTWLLENAEEFRAARGRFDGGRGQELL; encoded by the coding sequence ATGAGTGAAGATGAGGTCATCCGCCTGTCCCAAGCCACCTGCGACGCGCTCAGCGCCGAAGATGACGGACTCAAACGCGAAGTCCTGACCCACGCGGGCAATCGCTGGTCACTGGGGATCGTCCATACGCTGGGCGTGGAAGGCAAACTGCGCCACGCAGAAATCGGCCGCCGCCTGCAAGGCATCACCCAGCGCATGCTGACCCGCAGCTTGCGACAACTTGAACGAGACGGCTTGATCTCGCGTTGCGATTACGGCGAAGTGCCGCCGCGTGTTGATTATGAACTGACTCCGCTGGGGCGAAGTTTTCTGGTGCATATGGTGCCGTTGTGGACGTGGTTGCTGGAGAATGCGGAGGAGTTTCGGGCGGCTCGGGGGCGGTTTGATGGGGGGAGGGGCCAGGAATTACTTTAG
- a CDS encoding demethoxyubiquinone hydroxylase family protein, with protein MMKVDHAGEHGAICIYSGQLFMARLFAPGMVDELKEFLSHERRHRTVFQAELQRRNYPRCRSYWLCGLGGLALGLITGLCGRKAILATTVAVESVVLKHLAHQLHELRDIDPHAVAAIASIVEEEQHHHDHSAAQIDVRDPWFRALTPVVTAWTEAVIWMGMRS; from the coding sequence ATGATGAAGGTTGACCATGCAGGCGAGCACGGTGCGATCTGTATCTACAGCGGCCAGCTGTTCATGGCCCGGCTTTTCGCGCCGGGCATGGTGGATGAGCTCAAGGAATTTCTCTCCCACGAACGCCGCCACCGGACGGTCTTTCAGGCTGAACTGCAACGCCGCAACTACCCCCGCTGCCGCAGTTACTGGCTGTGTGGCCTCGGTGGCCTGGCGTTGGGCCTGATCACCGGCCTCTGCGGTCGCAAAGCCATTCTCGCAACGACCGTCGCGGTTGAAAGTGTGGTGCTCAAACACCTGGCCCATCAACTGCATGAGCTACGCGATATCGACCCGCACGCAGTCGCGGCCATTGCCTCGATCGTGGAAGAAGAGCAACACCATCATGACCACTCAGCTGCGCAGATCGATGTTCGCGATCCCTGGTTCAGGGCTCTGACACCGGTTGTGACGGCATGGACTGAGGCGGTGATCTGGATGGGGATGCGGTCTTGA
- a CDS encoding tRNA (adenine(22)-N(1))-methyltransferase yields MNEQTLSMRLERVAAHVPAGARLADIGSDHAYLPVALMRRGAIVAAVAGEVALTPFHAAQRTVRENDLEQSITVRQANGLAAIRPEDGITAISLCGMGGETIRDILDSGKAYLSGQERLILQPNGGEQPLRQWLMENGYRILCEEVLRENRFDYEIIVADRSGPVMYSAEELFFGPLQMQARSPAFLLKWQRLLLKKQKTLTSFAQARQAVPEEKMQEITRQIRWITEMLGAQR; encoded by the coding sequence TTGAACGAACAGACATTGTCCATGCGCCTGGAGCGTGTCGCCGCGCATGTACCTGCAGGTGCGCGTCTGGCCGATATCGGTTCGGATCACGCTTACCTGCCAGTGGCCTTGATGCGCCGTGGTGCCATTGTTGCGGCGGTGGCGGGCGAGGTGGCGTTGACGCCGTTTCATGCGGCGCAACGTACCGTGCGCGAGAACGACCTGGAGCAATCGATTACCGTGCGCCAGGCCAATGGGCTGGCGGCGATCAGGCCGGAAGACGGAATCACTGCGATCAGCCTGTGCGGCATGGGCGGCGAGACGATTCGCGACATCCTCGACAGCGGCAAGGCGTATCTGAGCGGTCAGGAACGTCTGATCCTGCAACCCAACGGTGGCGAGCAACCGCTGCGCCAATGGCTGATGGAAAATGGCTACCGTATCCTCTGCGAGGAAGTGCTGCGGGAAAACCGCTTCGACTACGAAATCATCGTCGCCGACCGCTCCGGGCCGGTGATGTACAGCGCTGAGGAACTGTTTTTCGGCCCGTTGCAGATGCAGGCCCGCAGCCCGGCTTTTCTGCTCAAATGGCAGCGTTTGTTGCTCAAGAAACAGAAGACCTTGACCAGTTTCGCCCAGGCGCGACAGGCCGTGCCTGAAGAGAAGATGCAGGAAATCACCCGCCAGATCCGCTGGATCACCGAGATGCTGGGTGCTCAGCGCTGA
- a CDS encoding DUF3696 domain-containing protein, producing MLRHLRLHNFKSWKKIDLKFGKVTGLFGTNSSGKSSLIQFMLLLKQTKNATDRGVVLDFGGPDQYVNLGGFQDVVYQHETNAVIDWYVEWDLPRKRVINDPLGKRTDILAFDDTLGIWSEVKYKNKQMTCEHLEYRFGKYSFLTAPKKAGSTEFVLLAEDDSDQESFKFKRVKARAWALPGPIKTHLFPDQAKTYFQNSDFLSLFESEYEAQMDKMFYLGPLREPPKRDYSWAGTSPVDVGKKGELTVAAVLSATLRNEKRNLGGKTRYKSFQEMIAYWLKELGLIDSFEISEIGEGSNLYRAYVKKDKDSTPALLTDVGFGVSQVLPALVLLYYVPEGSTVFMEQPEIHLHPSVQSGLADLILTVSKTRDVQVIIESHSEHLLRRLQRRIAEESARTEDIKLFFCDQAKGESVLSELELTEFGDIKNWPDSFFGDEMAEISATRKAALKRKIAMVSNESR from the coding sequence ATGCTGAGACACTTAAGGCTACACAACTTTAAATCTTGGAAGAAAATTGACCTAAAGTTTGGAAAGGTGACCGGGTTATTTGGAACTAACAGTTCCGGCAAGAGCAGCTTGATTCAATTTATGCTTTTGTTGAAGCAAACAAAAAACGCTACTGACAGAGGGGTAGTTCTCGACTTCGGCGGTCCAGATCAGTATGTGAACCTGGGTGGCTTTCAAGATGTTGTTTACCAGCATGAAACTAACGCAGTAATAGATTGGTACGTTGAATGGGATCTTCCAAGGAAAAGGGTCATAAATGACCCTTTAGGCAAAAGAACGGACATACTCGCATTTGATGACACCTTGGGAATATGGAGTGAGGTCAAGTATAAAAACAAGCAGATGACTTGCGAGCATCTAGAGTATCGTTTTGGTAAATATAGTTTTTTAACAGCTCCCAAAAAAGCTGGATCAACTGAATTCGTCCTCTTGGCAGAAGATGATAGTGATCAGGAAAGCTTCAAATTCAAGAGGGTGAAGGCAAGAGCATGGGCTCTTCCAGGCCCGATTAAAACCCACCTCTTCCCTGACCAAGCAAAAACATACTTTCAAAACTCCGATTTTTTGAGCCTATTCGAATCTGAATACGAAGCTCAAATGGATAAAATGTTTTATTTGGGGCCTTTGCGTGAGCCGCCAAAGCGTGATTACTCATGGGCTGGGACGAGCCCGGTTGATGTAGGAAAAAAAGGCGAACTGACAGTGGCTGCTGTACTGTCGGCTACCTTGCGTAATGAAAAGAGAAACCTAGGAGGAAAAACCAGATATAAAAGCTTCCAGGAGATGATTGCATATTGGCTAAAAGAACTTGGATTAATTGATAGCTTTGAGATTTCAGAAATTGGCGAGGGCTCTAATCTCTACAGAGCCTATGTAAAAAAAGATAAGGATAGTACGCCTGCATTGCTCACCGATGTAGGCTTTGGGGTATCTCAAGTTCTTCCCGCACTGGTACTCCTATATTATGTGCCAGAAGGAAGCACAGTCTTTATGGAACAACCTGAAATTCATCTCCACCCCTCAGTGCAGAGTGGGCTGGCAGATCTGATACTCACCGTTTCTAAAACTCGCGATGTACAAGTTATCATCGAGAGCCACAGCGAGCACCTTCTAAGACGTTTGCAACGGCGAATTGCGGAGGAAAGTGCACGCACTGAAGATATAAAATTATTCTTTTGTGACCAGGCAAAGGGCGAATCAGTACTTTCCGAGTTGGAATTAACTGAATTTGGCGACATTAAAAACTGGCCTGACAGTTTCTTTGGTGATGAAATGGCAGAAATTTCGGCAACCAGAAAAGCTGCTTTAAAAAGAAAAATCGCGATGGTGAGCAATGAAAGTCGTTGA
- a CDS encoding aromatic alcohol reductase, translating into MHSHDTATTDTILVLGAGELGMAVLRELAARPAARVTVMLRPSAFDKRQTLEELSALGIEVVSADAASDSEESLAALFSGFDTVVSCLGFAGGAGTQLKLTRAVLQSNVKRYVPWQFGVDYDVIGYGSPQTLFDEQLDVRQMLRGQSRVQWLIISTGMFTSFLFEPAFGVVDLNQNIVRALGSWETAVTVTTPEDIGRLTASILFEPALVNEVVFTTGDTLTYRQLADTVDRLLDRTVERVEWTVPALMADLAAAPDDSLRKYRAVFAQGKGVAWPKAHSYNAERQIDTITVAQWIEQHLL; encoded by the coding sequence ATGCACTCACACGACACTGCAACAACCGACACTATTCTGGTCCTGGGCGCGGGCGAACTGGGTATGGCGGTGCTTCGCGAACTGGCAGCGCGGCCGGCTGCTCGCGTCACGGTCATGCTGCGGCCATCGGCTTTCGATAAACGCCAAACCCTTGAAGAGCTGAGCGCTCTGGGCATCGAGGTGGTGTCTGCCGATGCCGCAAGCGACTCCGAGGAAAGCCTCGCCGCGCTGTTCAGCGGCTTCGACACGGTGGTCAGTTGCCTGGGTTTTGCAGGCGGTGCCGGGACGCAACTCAAACTGACCCGCGCCGTGTTGCAGTCCAATGTGAAGCGTTATGTGCCGTGGCAATTCGGTGTGGATTACGACGTGATCGGCTACGGCAGCCCTCAAACTCTGTTTGACGAGCAACTGGACGTGCGCCAGATGCTACGCGGCCAGTCGCGTGTGCAATGGCTGATCATTTCCACGGGCATGTTCACCAGCTTCCTGTTTGAACCTGCATTCGGCGTGGTCGACCTCAACCAGAACATCGTGCGCGCTCTGGGTAGCTGGGAAACAGCCGTGACGGTCACCACGCCCGAAGACATCGGCCGCCTGACCGCCTCCATCCTCTTTGAGCCGGCGCTGGTCAATGAAGTGGTTTTCACGACGGGCGACACCCTCACCTACCGGCAATTGGCGGACACTGTCGATCGGTTACTCGACCGTACGGTTGAACGTGTGGAGTGGACAGTGCCTGCACTCATGGCAGATCTGGCTGCCGCACCCGACGACTCGCTGCGCAAGTACCGGGCGGTGTTCGCGCAAGGCAAAGGCGTCGCTTGGCCCAAGGCGCACAGTTACAACGCCGAACGGCAGATCGACACCATCACTGTCGCGCAATGGATTGAACAACATTTGCTCTGA